The Streptococcaceae bacterium ESL0729 genome has a segment encoding these proteins:
- the ccpA gene encoding catabolite control protein A translates to MEDTAITIYDVAREANVSMATVSRVVNGNPNVRETTRKKVLEVIDRLDYRPNAVARGLASKKTTTVGVVIPNIADTYFATLARGIDDIATMYNYNAIIVNSDGEDNKEVYVVNTLLAKQVDGIIFMGNHISDRVRAEFSRSRTPVVLAGTVDGEAQFASVNIDYEKAAFDAVNKLAVANKKIAFITGSLRDEINNGRLRGYKDALAANDLKFTEGLVFESNYSYDAGIDIAKRIVASGASAAYLANDELAVGLLDALLDLGVSIPDDFEIITSNNSPVTNYTRPAISSIEQPLYDIGAVSMRLLTKLMGKEEIDEKTVVLPHGIANKKTTK, encoded by the coding sequence ATGGAAGATACAGCAATTACTATTTATGACGTTGCTCGTGAGGCAAATGTTTCGATGGCAACTGTTAGTCGGGTTGTCAATGGTAATCCAAATGTTAGGGAAACTACCCGTAAGAAGGTTTTGGAGGTAATTGACCGCCTGGACTACAGGCCTAATGCTGTAGCCCGGGGTCTAGCGAGCAAGAAGACAACTACTGTTGGGGTGGTTATTCCAAATATTGCAGATACATATTTTGCCACCCTAGCTCGTGGTATCGACGACATTGCGACTATGTACAACTATAACGCCATTATCGTTAATAGTGACGGGGAAGATAATAAGGAAGTTTATGTTGTTAATACCCTTTTGGCCAAGCAAGTTGACGGGATAATTTTTATGGGTAACCATATTTCTGATCGCGTTAGGGCTGAATTTTCTCGTAGTAGAACACCTGTTGTTCTTGCTGGAACGGTTGACGGGGAAGCCCAATTTGCTTCTGTTAATATCGATTATGAAAAGGCAGCCTTTGATGCAGTAAACAAACTGGCTGTTGCCAATAAGAAGATTGCCTTCATCACAGGTTCCCTCCGTGATGAAATCAATAACGGTCGCCTTCGTGGTTATAAGGATGCCCTAGCCGCAAATGACCTTAAATTTACTGAAGGTCTGGTCTTTGAAAGCAATTATAGCTATGATGCAGGAATTGACATTGCTAAGAGAATTGTAGCCAGTGGAGCTAGTGCAGCTTATCTAGCCAATGATGAGCTTGCTGTGGGGCTTTTAGATGCCTTACTGGACCTTGGTGTAAGCATTCCAGATGATTTTGAGATTATTACAAGTAATAATTCACCTGTAACCAACTATACCCGTCCAGCCATCTCTAGTATCGAGCAACCCCTTTATGACATCGGAGCTGTTTCCATGCGTCTTTTGACCAAATTAATGGGCAAGGAAGAGATTGATGAAAAAACAGTAGTCTTACCGCACGGAATTGCCAACAAGAAAACAACAAAATAA
- the smpB gene encoding SsrA-binding protein SmpB: MPKGQGNVVAQNKKASHDYEIVESFEAGIVLTGTEIKSVRAARITLKDGFARVKNGEIWLSNVHISPYEQGNITNVDPVRARKLLLHKKQIAKIAAELSTNGMTFVPLKVYLKDGYAKVLMGLARGKKNYDKRETIKRKEQNREIARQLKNYNR, from the coding sequence ATGCCAAAAGGTCAGGGAAACGTAGTCGCACAAAATAAGAAGGCCAGTCATGACTATGAAATCGTTGAAAGCTTTGAAGCAGGAATTGTTTTGACCGGGACTGAGATAAAAAGTGTCCGTGCTGCAAGGATTACCCTCAAGGATGGTTTTGCCCGTGTAAAAAATGGTGAGATATGGCTGTCTAATGTCCATATTTCACCCTATGAGCAGGGTAATATTACAAATGTTGATCCAGTCAGAGCTAGGAAGCTTTTGCTTCATAAAAAGCAGATTGCAAAGATTGCAGCTGAACTTTCAACAAATGGGATGACCTTTGTTCCCTTAAAGGTTTATTTAAAAGATGGCTATGCAAAAGTGCTCATGGGTCTTGCCCGAGGTAAGAAAAACTATGACAAGCGAGAAACTATCAAACGTAAGGAACAGAACAGGGAAATTGCCCGACAATTAAAAAACTATAACAGATAA
- the glsA gene encoding glutaminase A: MIKSPIEKYLKDIYTRFIMDKRGEVADYIPELAKVNPDKFAIVLATADGQVYKYGDTDQLFTIQSISKPFTYALAISDNGFALVDKKIDVEPSGDAFNEISLDARSNRPKNGMINSGAITSTSLVKGRSSEERYERIRKFYSDFAGRELHPDFGVFQSESETGHRNRAIAWMLKNFGIIEGNPEEVLAAYFEQCSTLVNTEDLALMAATLANDGIHPLTKKKIVSPEIVERVLSVMMTAGMYDGAGDWMTSVGLPAKSGVGGGIIGVLPGQLAIAVFSPRLDNHGNSIRGVKAFEAMSRELHLHIMNIARAASSAIRAIYTIDERPSILRRTKEEEDILIEYGPRAKVIEAQGDILFSGAEKLIRESLEESEGVDTFIYDITFVDSVADGDSSDIVRSMLYKIARDQIEDGKSIAIIDPKFKSENLQDIPSGLKLFKLSESALQWAENQILDKYAKESTSDDEEMTPLKDFEFFDAFSEQERDRFIGYLEPIFYPAKTPIFEPHTAKSGIYFIMKGRISVELYGDREGLEKRIIAVLMAGMTIGEYTLIHEDSGDFSVKSQTDSNLFYLSNEAIKRISQEDIPLSIALWKTVARSGYELFDRTMYQLSARIDQELKDKE, encoded by the coding sequence ATGATAAAATCACCAATTGAAAAATATTTAAAGGATATTTACACGCGTTTTATAATGGATAAAAGAGGCGAGGTCGCAGACTATATTCCTGAACTCGCCAAGGTCAATCCTGATAAATTTGCGATTGTCTTAGCCACAGCCGATGGACAGGTCTATAAGTACGGTGATACCGACCAACTTTTTACCATTCAATCAATCTCAAAACCCTTCACCTATGCTCTGGCTATCTCGGATAACGGCTTTGCCCTAGTTGATAAAAAAATTGATGTAGAACCATCAGGGGATGCCTTTAATGAAATATCCTTAGATGCAAGGTCCAATCGGCCCAAAAATGGGATGATTAATTCAGGTGCCATAACAAGTACATCCCTGGTCAAGGGACGCTCCTCTGAAGAACGTTATGAGAGGATTAGAAAATTTTATTCAGACTTTGCAGGCCGGGAACTTCATCCTGATTTTGGTGTCTTCCAATCAGAGTCTGAAACAGGCCACAGAAATCGGGCCATTGCCTGGATGCTCAAAAATTTTGGCATTATTGAAGGTAATCCAGAAGAAGTACTGGCTGCTTATTTTGAGCAATGTTCAACCTTAGTAAACACTGAGGATTTAGCTCTCATGGCAGCTACCCTTGCTAATGACGGCATCCATCCTCTGACCAAGAAAAAAATTGTCAGCCCTGAAATTGTTGAGCGTGTTTTATCAGTCATGATGACAGCTGGGATGTATGATGGGGCTGGTGACTGGATGACCTCAGTTGGTCTTCCTGCAAAATCAGGTGTTGGAGGTGGCATTATCGGAGTTCTCCCAGGCCAATTAGCCATAGCAGTATTTTCACCAAGACTTGACAACCACGGAAACTCTATTAGAGGAGTTAAAGCCTTTGAAGCCATGAGCCGGGAGCTTCACCTCCATATTATGAATATTGCTAGGGCAGCATCTTCAGCTATAAGGGCAATCTATACCATTGATGAAAGACCATCAATCCTTAGGCGAACCAAGGAAGAGGAAGATATTTTAATCGAGTATGGACCAAGGGCCAAGGTAATTGAAGCCCAAGGGGATATTCTCTTTTCAGGGGCTGAAAAACTGATTAGGGAGTCCCTTGAGGAGTCTGAAGGGGTCGATACCTTTATTTATGATATAACCTTTGTTGATTCTGTAGCTGATGGAGACAGTAGTGACATTGTAAGGTCCATGCTTTATAAGATTGCCCGCGATCAGATTGAGGATGGAAAATCAATTGCCATTATTGATCCCAAGTTTAAATCAGAAAATTTGCAGGACATTCCTTCTGGATTGAAACTCTTTAAGCTTAGTGAATCGGCCCTCCAATGGGCAGAAAATCAAATTCTTGATAAGTATGCCAAGGAATCAACTAGTGATGATGAAGAGATGACTCCCTTAAAGGACTTTGAGTTCTTTGATGCTTTTTCCGAGCAGGAAAGAGACCGCTTTATAGGCTACTTAGAACCAATTTTTTATCCAGCCAAAACACCAATCTTTGAACCTCATACGGCAAAATCAGGTATTTATTTTATAATGAAGGGGCGAATTTCAGTGGAACTCTACGGGGACCGTGAGGGACTTGAAAAAAGGATAATTGCTGTATTGATGGCCGGAATGACCATTGGTGAATATACCTTAATTCATGAGGACAGTGGAGATTTTAGTGTTAAAAGCCAAACTGACAGCAATCTCTTCTACCTTTCAAATGAAGCAATTAAGAGAATAAGTCAGGAAGATATCCCCCTTTCGATAGCCTTGTGGAAAACTGTGGCTCGAAGTGGCTATGAGCTCTTTGATCGTACCATGTATCAGCTGTCAGCTCGGATCGATCAGGAATTAAAGGATAAGGAATGA
- a CDS encoding response regulator transcription factor yields MFKVLLVEDDLSLSNSVFDYLDNFVEVTQVFDGEEGLYEAESKIYDLILLDLMLPEKEGFDVLKELREKGVDTPVLIMTAKESLDDKMHGFEIGADDYLTKPFYLEELKARIQALLKRAGKLENTSLTYGNLYVNPSNNTVKLDDQPVEVLGKEFDLLLYLLQNQNVILPKEQIFDRIWGFDSDTTITVVEVYISKLRKKLKDSTFAKNLNTLRNVGYILREYEKK; encoded by the coding sequence ATGTTTAAAGTATTATTAGTTGAAGATGATTTAAGTTTATCTAACTCAGTATTTGATTATTTAGATAACTTTGTTGAAGTTACTCAAGTATTTGATGGCGAAGAAGGCCTTTATGAGGCGGAGTCAAAGATTTATGACTTGATTTTGCTTGATTTAATGCTACCTGAAAAAGAAGGATTTGATGTCCTAAAGGAATTAAGAGAGAAGGGAGTAGATACCCCCGTGCTCATCATGACAGCCAAGGAAAGCCTTGATGACAAGATGCACGGCTTTGAAATTGGAGCAGATGATTATCTGACAAAACCCTTCTACCTAGAAGAATTAAAGGCTCGGATTCAGGCTCTTTTAAAGAGGGCTGGAAAATTAGAAAATACTAGCCTGACCTATGGAAACCTTTATGTCAATCCAAGCAACAATACAGTAAAACTTGATGACCAGCCTGTTGAAGTACTGGGAAAAGAATTTGATTTGCTTCTTTATCTCTTGCAAAATCAAAATGTAATTCTTCCCAAGGAGCAAATTTTTGACCGAATTTGGGGCTTTGACAGTGATACAACAATTACCGTGGTTGAGGTCTACATCAGTAAGCTCCGTAAAAAGCTCAAGGATAGCACCTTTGCTAAAAATCTAAATACCCTGCGTAATGTTGGTTATATTTTAAGAGAATATGAAAAAAAATGA
- the rnr gene encoding ribonuclease R produces MNIKIKDKIKECLADGNPVNIQELAGSLGLDQAHDFKQYLKVIAQMEAEGDLAFTDLGEIYGIDKAAKQAPIGIEGIFHANANGFGFVTIASDEPDVFIPRGKTLLALDRDTVQIEITKPANVLEGTSAEGKVVGIVSHDLKQMVGQFFAFSKDEEAESDLIGYIKSKNKKVPFNTYLSPKGLRPADGQIVKVEITHYLDEEFPTSMQGLVTEIIGNPTDKGIDVLEVLEGMDIRSEFPEEVIDQANAVHEIVSEADLMGRVDYRDQIIFTIDGADAKDLDDAVHINLLPNGNYELGVHIADVSHYVTNESPLDKEAYERGTSVYVTDRVVPMLPERLSNGICSLNPKVNRLTQSCVMEINHEGRVVDYQISQSIIKTTERMTYSDVNKIIAGDIELTERYEVLLESIKLMADLHKILEAMRKRRGAIDFDTEEAKIIVDEAGNPIDIIKRNRGVAERLIESFMLVANETVAGHFSSLNLPFIYRIHEHPKADKLTRFIDFASAFGVPIKGTAQKMGQKDLQQFMEKIKGKPGEEVLATMLLRSMQQARYDENNEGHYGLAAENYTHFTSPIRRYPDLIVHRMIREMASPSSQVIDYWLEKIPEIAKHSSQMERRAVDAEREVEKMKKAEYMEQYVGQEFTGVISSVTTFGFFVELPNTIEGLVHIKSLGKEYFRYQERTMTLEGEKSGLVFKVGQEVKVGLTKADRNTGDIDFEHIPSELDVHEKRSKKAGKSGRSRDKARRDDRDKSDQPRRDSRNKKKSSGNKDKKPFYKQVAKSKKGRNNNAKRSGKRSRTK; encoded by the coding sequence ATGAATATAAAAATAAAAGATAAAATTAAAGAATGTTTGGCTGATGGAAATCCAGTGAACATTCAAGAATTAGCAGGAAGTTTGGGGCTTGATCAGGCGCATGACTTCAAACAGTACTTAAAAGTTATTGCACAGATGGAAGCAGAAGGCGATTTAGCCTTTACTGATTTAGGCGAGATTTACGGGATTGATAAGGCAGCAAAACAAGCTCCTATCGGCATTGAAGGAATTTTTCATGCCAATGCCAATGGATTTGGTTTTGTAACTATTGCCTCAGATGAGCCAGATGTCTTTATTCCGCGGGGAAAAACCCTTCTTGCCCTTGACCGAGATACTGTTCAAATTGAAATTACAAAGCCTGCTAATGTTCTTGAAGGAACATCAGCTGAAGGTAAGGTTGTAGGAATTGTTAGCCATGACCTCAAGCAAATGGTAGGTCAATTTTTTGCCTTCTCAAAGGATGAGGAAGCAGAAAGTGATTTGATTGGCTACATCAAAAGTAAAAATAAGAAGGTACCCTTTAATACTTACTTAAGTCCCAAAGGCCTAAGACCTGCAGATGGACAGATTGTTAAAGTTGAAATCACCCACTATCTTGATGAAGAATTTCCAACTTCCATGCAGGGACTGGTAACAGAAATTATCGGGAACCCAACAGACAAGGGGATTGATGTTCTTGAAGTTCTTGAAGGAATGGATATTAGAAGTGAATTTCCTGAAGAGGTTATTGATCAGGCGAATGCGGTTCATGAAATAGTTTCTGAAGCTGACCTCATGGGTCGTGTTGACTACAGGGATCAGATTATCTTTACCATAGATGGTGCTGATGCCAAGGACCTTGACGACGCCGTTCACATTAACCTTTTACCAAATGGAAATTATGAGCTGGGTGTCCATATTGCTGATGTATCCCACTATGTGACCAATGAGTCACCACTAGACAAGGAAGCCTATGAGCGTGGAACCAGTGTTTATGTTACAGACCGTGTGGTTCCTATGCTTCCAGAACGCTTGTCAAATGGGATTTGTTCCCTAAATCCTAAGGTCAACCGTCTGACCCAGTCATGTGTTATGGAGATTAATCATGAGGGCCGCGTTGTTGACTATCAGATTTCCCAATCAATCATTAAGACAACTGAACGCATGACCTATAGTGATGTTAATAAGATAATTGCAGGCGATATTGAGCTGACAGAGAGATATGAAGTCCTTCTTGAAAGCATCAAACTCATGGCTGACTTACATAAAATTTTAGAAGCCATGCGTAAAAGACGCGGAGCAATTGACTTTGATACCGAAGAAGCTAAAATCATTGTCGATGAGGCTGGAAATCCTATTGATATCATTAAACGTAATAGGGGAGTTGCTGAAAGATTAATTGAAAGCTTCATGTTGGTTGCTAACGAAACTGTAGCTGGTCATTTTTCAAGCCTTAATCTTCCATTTATCTACCGTATCCATGAACATCCTAAGGCCGACAAACTTACCAGATTTATTGACTTTGCCTCAGCCTTTGGAGTTCCAATTAAGGGAACGGCTCAAAAGATGGGACAAAAAGATTTACAGCAATTTATGGAGAAAATCAAGGGTAAACCAGGTGAGGAAGTCCTTGCAACCATGCTGTTAAGATCAATGCAGCAGGCCAGATATGATGAAAATAATGAAGGTCACTATGGTCTTGCAGCAGAAAATTATACCCATTTTACAAGTCCAATCAGAAGGTATCCAGACTTAATTGTTCACCGTATGATTAGGGAGATGGCAAGTCCAAGTAGTCAGGTAATTGACTACTGGCTTGAGAAGATTCCTGAAATTGCCAAACATTCGAGCCAGATGGAGCGTAGGGCTGTTGATGCTGAGCGTGAAGTTGAGAAGATGAAGAAGGCCGAATACATGGAGCAATATGTTGGCCAAGAATTTACAGGTGTTATTTCATCTGTTACGACCTTTGGCTTCTTTGTCGAACTACCAAATACCATCGAAGGCCTGGTTCACATCAAGTCCCTAGGTAAGGAGTATTTCCGCTACCAAGAGCGTACCATGACCCTTGAAGGGGAAAAATCAGGCCTTGTTTTCAAGGTAGGACAAGAGGTTAAAGTTGGACTAACCAAGGCCGACCGAAATACTGGGGATATCGACTTTGAACACATCCCAAGTGAGTTAGATGTTCATGAAAAAAGAAGCAAGAAGGCTGGTAAATCTGGTAGATCAAGGGATAAAGCAAGGCGAGATGACCGAGATAAGTCAGATCAGCCTAGGAGAGATTCAAGAAACAAGAAAAAATCTTCTGGTAATAAGGATAAAAAACCTTTTTACAAGCAAGTAGCAAAATCTAAAAAAGGGAGGAATAATAATGCCAAAAGGTCAGGGAAACGTAGTCGCACAAAATAA
- a CDS encoding Xaa-Pro peptidase family protein, with translation MKEKFAKIQDFLAANNSDMTFLTNPTTINYLTGFESDPHERIMGLMIFKDKNPILFTPALEVEPAKKAVDFEVFGYTDNENPWQVIKEHLADFDIKSIAVEYDDIILKKSEGLQSVFNNSFINITPLIQKLRLIKSPEEIAIMKESGAFADKAFEIGFNFVAENPEATEMDVIAKIEYELKRLGISKMSFDTMVLTGDNAANPHGEPGVNKIERDRLLLFDLGTMYKGYASDATRTIAVGTPSDFDQEIYNIVLEAQLAAMDFVKPGVTANQIDKVARDVITKAGYGEYFNHRTGHGIGMDVHEFPSIGGVDDITIEEGMCFSIEPGIYIPGKVGVRIEDCVYVTKDGCQSLTNTSKKLLKY, from the coding sequence ATGAAGGAAAAATTTGCAAAAATCCAAGACTTTCTTGCAGCAAATAACAGTGACATGACATTCTTGACCAATCCTACAACCATTAATTATCTGACAGGATTTGAATCAGACCCTCATGAGCGTATTATGGGCCTTATGATTTTTAAGGATAAAAATCCCATTCTCTTCACCCCAGCCCTTGAGGTTGAGCCTGCTAAAAAGGCTGTTGACTTTGAGGTCTTTGGCTATACAGATAATGAAAATCCTTGGCAGGTAATCAAGGAGCATCTGGCTGATTTTGACATTAAAAGCATTGCTGTTGAATATGATGACATCATCCTTAAAAAATCTGAAGGGCTACAATCAGTTTTCAACAACAGCTTCATCAATATTACCCCACTCATTCAAAAACTCCGCCTGATTAAATCCCCTGAAGAGATTGCAATCATGAAGGAATCTGGAGCCTTTGCTGACAAGGCCTTTGAAATTGGTTTCAACTTTGTGGCTGAAAATCCAGAGGCCACTGAAATGGATGTTATTGCAAAGATTGAATATGAGTTAAAACGTTTAGGAATTTCAAAAATGAGCTTTGATACTATGGTTTTAACGGGAGATAATGCAGCAAACCCACACGGTGAGCCTGGTGTTAACAAAATTGAACGTGACCGCCTCCTTCTTTTTGACCTAGGTACCATGTACAAAGGCTATGCAAGTGATGCGACTAGAACCATCGCTGTCGGGACTCCTTCTGACTTTGACCAAGAAATCTACAACATCGTTCTTGAAGCCCAACTGGCTGCCATGGACTTTGTAAAACCAGGTGTTACAGCTAATCAAATCGACAAGGTAGCCCGTGATGTGATTACAAAAGCTGGCTACGGGGAATATTTCAATCATAGGACTGGACATGGAATTGGAATGGATGTCCATGAGTTCCCATCAATTGGGGGAGTTGACGATATCACCATTGAAGAGGGTATGTGTTTTTCAATCGAACCTGGTATCTATATTCCAGGAAAAGTTGGTGTCCGCATCGAGGACTGTGTTTATGTTACCAAAGACGGCTGCCAGTCTCTTACAAACACCAGCAAAAAACTACTTAAATACTAA
- a CDS encoding HAMP domain-containing sensor histidine kinase: MKKNDFRSFLNFFVAFTVIFVFLGAIIIQVLFSGLYDSTDANIEKLSSNPSLLVSIALQANSGSEGSDGRSSDLKPTGNFGTNETIIVYDSKGNILNPSRASLTDTVIFDSITFEKSSLNTIRSISLPNPYGPEMQFRTKTISVMGFKNISYIQILSSTNQLTESLSRSRMIIIWVMIAFWFVSLVASVYLSKWSNRILVDAYERQKSFVENASHELRTPLAILQNRLELLFQHPQATIIEESENISESLNEVRNMRILTSNLLNLAKGDEALEVHLTSVNGDFFENIFSGYEMLAEDRGKTFASTVSLANSVKIDESLIKQVLTILFDNALKYTGSDGHITAKVTEKNNYLVMTMTDNGEGISPENREKIFDRFYRVDKARTRATGGFGLGLSLAKQIVDRLHGKIQVSENTPKGSKFTVKLKV, from the coding sequence ATGAAAAAAAATGATTTTAGATCCTTCCTCAATTTCTTTGTCGCCTTCACTGTAATCTTTGTCTTTTTAGGGGCAATAATTATCCAGGTTCTGTTCAGCGGCCTCTATGATTCAACAGATGCTAATATTGAAAAATTATCCTCAAACCCATCACTTTTGGTGTCCATCGCCCTCCAGGCTAATAGTGGCAGTGAGGGTTCAGATGGTCGTTCAAGTGACTTGAAGCCTACAGGGAATTTTGGGACCAATGAAACGATTATCGTTTATGATTCTAAGGGCAATATCTTAAATCCTTCAAGGGCTAGTCTGACTGATACCGTAATTTTTGATTCCATAACCTTTGAGAAATCAAGCCTGAATACCATTAGATCAATTTCCCTGCCCAATCCTTATGGGCCTGAGATGCAGTTTAGAACCAAGACAATCTCAGTCATGGGCTTTAAAAATATCTCCTATATCCAGATTCTTTCATCAACCAACCAGTTGACAGAAAGTTTAAGTAGGAGCAGGATGATTATTATCTGGGTTATGATTGCCTTTTGGTTTGTATCTTTAGTGGCTTCGGTCTACCTGTCCAAGTGGAGTAACCGGATTTTGGTTGATGCCTATGAAAGACAAAAGAGTTTTGTTGAAAATGCTAGTCATGAACTACGGACCCCGCTTGCCATCTTGCAAAACCGCTTGGAGCTCTTGTTTCAACATCCCCAGGCTACCATCATTGAGGAGTCAGAGAATATCTCTGAAAGCTTAAATGAGGTAAGAAATATGCGGATTTTAACCAGCAACCTCCTCAATCTAGCCAAGGGTGATGAGGCTCTTGAAGTCCATCTAACGAGTGTCAACGGAGACTTTTTTGAAAATATTTTTTCAGGCTATGAGATGCTTGCTGAAGATAGGGGCAAGACCTTTGCAAGTACTGTTTCCCTCGCAAATTCAGTCAAGATTGATGAGAGCTTAATCAAGCAGGTACTTACGATTTTATTTGATAATGCCCTTAAATATACTGGGTCAGATGGTCATATTACTGCCAAAGTTACTGAAAAAAACAACTACCTAGTCATGACCATGACTGACAATGGTGAGGGTATAAGTCCTGAAAATAGGGAGAAGATTTTTGATCGCTTCTACAGGGTTGACAAGGCACGGACTCGTGCTACTGGTGGCTTTGGCTTAGGTTTATCTCTAGCCAAACAAATAGTTGACCGCCTGCATGGAAAAATTCAAGTTTCTGAAAATACGCCCAAGGGCTCAAAATTTACAGTTAAGTTAAAGGTATAA
- a CDS encoding transporter substrate-binding domain-containing protein, with protein MKFKNILGVGAILLTSTVLLTACSTKSSKTESSSSSDKVTKVTIAQTADSRPYSYMDGDKLTGFDIEVLKAVDDALPQYEFDYKKVPDETILTDIDTGRAQIGANNFGKTAEREKKYLFSYPISQNVNAIFSRKDENFTSIADLVGKKTLVPPGSNYGAIYEQWNKENPDKKIDFSYSEDPLKVRMEAVESGKIDFMFASKSNGDLLLKNNGLDLASNVPELEDYPVFATYEYFILGQDESDLQKAVNTEVKKLAEDGTLKKLSEEFYGGDYVPAADQYK; from the coding sequence GTGAAATTTAAGAATATTTTAGGAGTAGGAGCAATCCTTTTAACAAGTACAGTCTTACTTACTGCATGTTCAACAAAAAGCTCTAAGACTGAAAGCAGCAGTTCAAGTGACAAGGTAACTAAGGTAACAATTGCACAAACAGCTGATTCAAGACCTTATTCATACATGGATGGTGACAAGCTTACAGGTTTTGATATTGAAGTCTTAAAGGCCGTAGATGATGCCCTACCTCAATATGAGTTTGACTATAAAAAAGTCCCAGATGAGACTATTCTGACTGATATTGATACAGGACGTGCCCAGATTGGTGCCAATAACTTTGGTAAGACCGCGGAACGTGAGAAAAAATACTTATTCTCTTATCCAATCTCGCAGAATGTGAACGCTATCTTTTCAAGGAAGGATGAAAATTTCACAAGCATTGCAGATTTAGTCGGTAAAAAAACCTTGGTTCCACCAGGCTCAAACTACGGGGCTATCTATGAACAATGGAACAAGGAAAATCCTGACAAGAAGATTGACTTTTCTTACTCAGAAGACCCACTTAAGGTTAGGATGGAAGCTGTTGAGTCTGGAAAGATTGACTTCATGTTCGCAAGTAAGTCTAACGGAGACCTTCTCCTTAAAAATAATGGCCTTGACCTAGCAAGTAACGTACCTGAGCTTGAAGACTATCCAGTTTTCGCTACCTATGAGTACTTTATTTTAGGTCAAGACGAATCTGACCTGCAAAAGGCAGTCAATACAGAGGTCAAAAAGCTTGCTGAAGACGGAACCCTTAAAAAACTTTCTGAAGAGTTTTACGGGGGCGACTATGTTCCAGCTGCTGATCAATATAAATAA
- the holA gene encoding DNA polymerase III subunit delta, translated as MTIFDQIKNIDMKNPSPIYLVFGEDESIMSEAKEELLDKVDYQVSNLSQIYLDLVEADTGFALEELESLPFFEDQRLVIYENLWDISTAKKSVFKEAELLQLESYIDHPVETTVLVIFVHGKLDSKRRIVKKLKQKAVLLEAKALSEYELKAYFMAYINQLGLKIDGSNLVYLFEKSSYNFSLIKRNLDLVKIYKEDMQVTRGDLDLLLPKTLQDNIFSLTDMILSGHVQAARSLISDLTLQGEDIIKLLAILTGNFRLFYQVKLLVAKGYGQEEMREVMKIHPYRIKLAIKAVKNLSYKFLAESLKDLIDLDYQIKSGGGDKVFLFDSLIIKMTLKI; from the coding sequence ATGACTATTTTTGATCAAATAAAAAACATTGATATGAAAAATCCTTCCCCAATCTACCTGGTTTTTGGTGAAGATGAAAGCATTATGTCAGAAGCCAAGGAAGAGCTTCTTGACAAGGTTGATTACCAGGTCAGTAACCTAAGTCAGATTTACTTGGACTTGGTTGAAGCAGACACAGGTTTTGCCCTAGAAGAATTAGAAAGCCTGCCTTTTTTTGAAGACCAGAGGTTGGTAATCTATGAAAATCTATGGGATATTTCGACTGCCAAGAAGTCTGTCTTTAAGGAAGCTGAACTTTTACAGCTTGAGTCTTATATTGACCATCCTGTTGAGACTACCGTTTTAGTAATCTTTGTTCATGGTAAATTAGACAGTAAAAGAAGAATCGTAAAGAAGTTAAAGCAAAAGGCTGTTTTACTTGAGGCCAAGGCCCTTAGTGAGTATGAGCTGAAAGCCTATTTTATGGCCTACATCAACCAGCTAGGGCTGAAAATTGATGGATCAAACCTAGTCTATCTCTTTGAAAAATCCTCTTATAATTTTTCTTTAATTAAAAGAAATTTGGATTTGGTCAAAATCTACAAGGAAGACATGCAGGTTACAAGAGGTGACCTTGATTTACTTTTACCAAAGACCCTGCAAGATAATATTTTTAGCTTGACTGATATGATTCTAAGTGGCCACGTCCAGGCTGCTAGAAGCCTTATTAGCGATTTGACCCTTCAGGGAGAGGATATAATTAAGCTTTTGGCTATTTTAACCGGTAATTTCCGCTTATTTTATCAGGTCAAGCTTCTTGTAGCCAAGGGTTACGGACAGGAGGAGATGAGGGAGGTTATGAAAATCCACCCCTATAGGATTAAGCTAGCCATAAAAGCAGTTAAGAACCTCTCTTACAAATTTTTGGCTGAGAGCCTAAAGGATTTGATTGACCTTGACTACCAGATAAAAAGTGGAGGAGGGGATAAGGTCTTCTTATTTGATAGCCTGATTATAAAAATGACCTTAAAAATCTAG